The nucleotide sequence GTGCACCGTGATTTGATTCTGTTACATATACTCTTACACCTGTCTGACCCCACAAAAAATTTCCGTTGCTGTCAACTCTTTGTACTCTAACTCTTGTTACGTAATCAGTTCCAATAACCTCGTTATCCTCATAACTTACAATTACTCCGCCTTCGCCGTCTTCAACAATTTCTGCTTGCCATTGTTCGGGTAATTCACCGAGAATCTGTTTTTTATTTCCCCAAGGTTTAAAACCGTACAAATCCAATCTTTCCACAGCAAGCTTTTGCGGGTAAAAACTTTCATAGTTGTATGTTACATAACATCCTCCGGCACTATCACTTACAATATGAGGATCCCAACCAGTAGCAATAACCAGATTATTATTTGGATCAGTTGACCATTGGGCTGGGAGTTGAAGGTTTGTGACTATTAGAAACGTGATGATTAGAATAAAATTTTTCATCTTCTCTACTCACTCATTTAAATCTGAAAATATTATATGGCAGGTGCCAATCCACACAATATTGTGGAATGGACTTCGATACTTTCTGCCTAAAGGTTCGCAGTTAATAAGTGGGGTTGGAAGAAATTCAAATTTAATTTTTATCTTCATTAAAATTTTCCCTTTTTACTTATCATAATTTAACATAATAATTCAAAGAGTCAAGATTACCAGATTGTTAAACATAGTTGCTAAACGCCAAGTAATTAATGTAGAATGCTATTATTCGGTTAAAATTATTAAGCGATTTTAATTAATATTTCGATGTGTCAGGTAGAAAATTGTGAAGAGAAAAACTAATAGCATGAACCCGGCTCCAGTTAAAAAAGGAAACTGATAGCCCAGAAATTCAAAAGCAAAACCTCCCCACAATGGGCCTGCAACTCTTGCAAGAGCTGCTAACGATTGATTTACACCTAGTGTTATCCCTTGTTCGTTATCCGGTGTTACATCGGATATTAAACTTAATAATGTTGGCTGAAGCATTCCTGTTCCGATTGAAAGAAATCCAGAAATTAAAGCAAGCCCGAGAAAATTGCCGCCATAAGGAATAAGTCCAAGTCCGATACAAATAATCAGCGAACCGATTCTCAGAATATTTATTTTTGTCAACATCTTATCAATATATCCTATCATACCGCCCTGAACAATTGCAGAGACTAATCCAATAATTCCAAATAATAAACCATTCTGCATATCAGAAAATCCATAGACCTGTAATCCAAGTAAAGCAAAAGTTCCGTAGATATTTGCAAACGAGAATATCAGAATAAAAAAAAGGCTGATGAAAATCGCTCTGCTTGGCTCATGAAAAACTTTTTTAATAGCGATTACGTCTAATAATTTTCTTTT is from Ignavibacteriota bacterium and encodes:
- a CDS encoding MFS transporter, with product MKNKSALSLIFLTVFIDLLGFGILIPILPSFATKILGVDETAIGIAIAIYSFVQFLFNPILGKYSDKYGRKPVITVCLLLNATGYVIFAFTHSFIMLLISRVVAGIGGSSIAVAQAYIADVTTKENRSKGMGLIGSAFGLGFVFGPLIGGFLSEYGYMVTGFVAGGFSLAAFIVTTILLPESLTKRTEPISETEVKKRKLLDVIAIKKVFHEPSRAIFISLFFILIFSFANIYGTFALLGLQVYGFSDMQNGLLFGIIGLVSAIVQGGMIGYIDKMLTKINILRIGSLIICIGLGLIPYGGNFLGLALISGFLSIGTGMLQPTLLSLISDVTPDNEQGITLGVNQSLAALARVAGPLWGGFAFEFLGYQFPFLTGAGFMLLVFLFTIFYLTHRNIN